The following proteins are encoded in a genomic region of Ornithinibacillus sp. 4-3:
- a CDS encoding manganese-dependent inorganic pyrophosphatase — protein sequence MNKTLVFGHKNPDTDTICSAIACADLKNKLGGNVEAVRLGAVGKETQFALDYFGAELPRLIEQVEDAEQVILVDHNEFQQSVDNIKDVRIAEVIDHHRVSNFETDEPLYFRAEPVGCTATILYKMYKENDVEISKQVAGLLLSAIVSDSLLFKSPTCTEEDIAAAKELEKLADVDVNTYGLDMLQAGVDLSDKTIAEVLTMDAKEFAMHDAKVEIAQVNTVNTAEVYSQQAEFEAEIEKKIAENGLDLFVFVVTDIINSNSEVLALGTGQAKVEAAFGVALENNRALLEGVVSRKKQVVPSLTNAFA from the coding sequence ATGAACAAGACACTTGTTTTTGGACATAAGAATCCAGATACAGATACAATTTGCTCAGCTATTGCTTGTGCAGATTTAAAGAACAAACTAGGTGGCAATGTGGAAGCAGTTCGTCTAGGTGCAGTTGGAAAAGAAACACAATTTGCACTTGATTATTTTGGTGCTGAGCTACCTCGTTTAATTGAGCAAGTAGAAGATGCTGAACAAGTTATTTTAGTAGACCACAACGAGTTTCAACAAAGTGTGGATAATATTAAAGATGTTCGTATTGCTGAAGTTATTGATCATCATCGAGTCTCTAATTTCGAAACTGATGAACCTTTATACTTCCGTGCGGAGCCTGTAGGTTGTACAGCAACAATTCTTTATAAAATGTATAAAGAAAACGATGTAGAAATTTCAAAACAGGTAGCAGGTTTATTACTTTCTGCTATAGTTTCAGATTCTTTATTATTTAAATCTCCTACTTGCACAGAAGAAGATATTGCAGCTGCAAAAGAATTAGAAAAGCTAGCTGATGTTGATGTGAATACATATGGCTTAGATATGCTTCAAGCAGGTGTAGATTTAAGCGATAAAACAATTGCAGAAGTATTGACAATGGATGCTAAGGAGTTTGCAATGCATGATGCAAAAGTAGAAATTGCACAGGTAAACACTGTAAATACTGCAGAAGTTTATTCACAGCAAGCTGAATTTGAAGCAGAAATTGAAAAGAAAATTGCTGAAAATGGATTAGATTTATTTGTTTTCGTTGTAACAGATATTATTAATAGTAACTCTGAAGTGTTAGCTTTAGGTACTGGTCAAGCTAAAGTAGAAGCGGCATTTGGAGTAGCATTGGAAAATAATCGTGCATTACTTGAAGGTGTTGTTTCACGTAAGAAGCAAGTTGTACCGAGTTTAACGAATGCATTTGCATAA
- the menC gene encoding o-succinylbenzoate synthase: protein MTIPIKQIKLRKVEMKLLDPFTTSFGTFQERDFFIVEAIDGEGNIGYGESVAFHSPWYAEETVKTNEHVIEDFLIPLLRDNTINHPDDVYEIFKPIRRHNMAKAAVEGAIWDLYAKRKNISLAEALGGERKQIDVGISLGIEPTVEALLANVKKYVEKGYKRIKIKIKPGFDVDVLREVRKHFPDTQIMADANSAYTLDDIEHLQQLDDLNLTMVEQPLAHDDIVDHADLQAAMKTPICLDESIHSLEDTKKAIKLGSCKIINIKIGRVGGLSESKRIHDYCKEHGIDVWCGGMLEAGVGRAHNIAITTLSNFTLPGDTAESSRYWEKDIIDPAVEVENGVITVPDKPGIGYDIDHEALEKFTVNVKTFDL, encoded by the coding sequence ATGACAATTCCAATTAAACAGATTAAATTAAGAAAAGTAGAAATGAAATTACTCGATCCATTTACAACAAGCTTCGGTACCTTCCAGGAACGTGACTTTTTCATCGTAGAAGCTATCGACGGAGAAGGAAATATTGGTTATGGTGAATCTGTAGCATTTCATAGCCCATGGTATGCTGAAGAAACAGTAAAAACAAATGAGCATGTAATTGAAGATTTCTTAATTCCACTTTTACGTGATAATACAATAAATCATCCTGATGACGTATATGAAATTTTCAAGCCAATCCGCCGTCATAACATGGCAAAAGCAGCAGTAGAAGGTGCCATTTGGGATCTATATGCAAAACGCAAAAACATCTCACTTGCAGAAGCACTTGGTGGAGAAAGAAAACAGATTGATGTTGGAATTAGCTTAGGAATTGAACCAACAGTAGAAGCTCTCCTTGCTAATGTGAAAAAATATGTAGAAAAAGGCTATAAACGTATTAAAATTAAAATTAAGCCTGGCTTTGATGTAGATGTGTTACGTGAAGTTCGTAAGCATTTCCCTGACACACAAATTATGGCAGACGCAAACTCTGCATATACATTAGACGATATCGAACATTTACAGCAATTAGATGATCTTAACCTAACAATGGTTGAACAACCTCTTGCACATGATGATATTGTTGACCATGCGGATCTTCAAGCGGCAATGAAAACTCCTATCTGTTTAGATGAAAGTATTCATTCCTTAGAGGATACTAAAAAAGCAATAAAGCTTGGCAGCTGTAAGATTATTAATATTAAAATCGGACGTGTTGGTGGTCTTTCCGAATCCAAACGTATTCATGATTACTGTAAGGAACATGGTATCGATGTTTGGTGTGGAGGTATGTTAGAAGCTGGTGTTGGACGTGCACATAATATCGCAATTACAACATTAAGTAATTTCACACTTCCTGGAGATACAGCTGAATCTTCTCGTTACTGGGAAAAAGATATTATCGACCCTGCTGTTGAAGTTGAAAACGGGGTAATTACAGTTCCAGATAAACCAGGTATTGGCTATGATATCGATCATGAAGCATTAGAGAAATTTACAGTGAATGTGAAAACATTTGATTTATAA
- a CDS encoding YitT family protein, producing the protein MVFAVRFAFFIFGLILFSLGIAITVNMQHLGLQPWDVLSVALTNRFGLSFGTWSIIIGIILVCVAWILDRSYVKIGTFLNIIVIGLFVDLFLWLDFLPKETNIFIDSIVIIVGTSIVGFAGGLYNAAGLGSGPRDGFVLSIAEKLNRSISKVRIVIEITVVLIGFALGGPVFIFTFLLTFIQSPIFQYFYLKFREVIRRLDENHNKNLQRRVAKVK; encoded by the coding sequence ATGGTATTTGCCGTTCGTTTTGCTTTTTTTATATTTGGTCTTATTTTATTTAGTCTTGGAATTGCCATAACAGTAAATATGCAGCATCTCGGACTTCAGCCATGGGATGTATTGAGTGTGGCATTAACGAATAGATTTGGCTTGTCCTTCGGTACGTGGTCTATTATTATTGGAATTATTTTAGTATGTGTAGCATGGATATTAGATAGAAGCTATGTAAAAATAGGAACGTTTTTAAATATCATTGTTATTGGACTTTTCGTTGATTTATTTCTATGGTTGGATTTTTTACCGAAAGAGACAAATATTTTCATAGATTCAATTGTTATTATAGTTGGGACATCAATTGTTGGTTTTGCTGGAGGCTTATATAATGCAGCAGGGCTTGGTTCAGGACCGAGGGATGGCTTTGTACTATCTATCGCTGAAAAACTAAACAGATCGATTAGTAAAGTGCGTATCGTGATTGAAATTACGGTTGTCTTAATCGGATTTGCTCTAGGAGGACCAGTGTTCATTTTTACTTTTCTTTTAACCTTTATTCAAAGTCCGATTTTCCAATATTTTTATTTGAAATTTAGAGAAGTTATTCGAAGGCTGGATGAGAATCATAATAAAAATCTACAACGTAGAGTAGCAAAAGTAAAATAA
- the glpK gene encoding glycerol kinase GlpK, whose protein sequence is MKEKYILSLDQGTTSSRAILFNQRGEIVSTTQREFTQFFPESGWVEHDAEEIWQTMYDCIEELFEKRSIHPQQIAGIGISNQRETTVVWDKHTDKPIYKAIVWQSRQSEYICQELREKGYNELFTTKTGLLLDPYFSGTKVKWILDHVDGAREKAVNGDLLFGTIDTWLIYKLSGGTTHVTDYSNASRTLMFNIHDLQWDEELLEILTVPENMLPTVCSSSEIYAYSNVDYFQGVEIPIAGIAGDQQAALFGQACFEEGMAKNTYGTGCFMLMNTGKKAVTSDHGLLTTIAWGLDGEVEYALEGSIFVAGSAIQWLRDGLKILDHAAESEEYATSITSNEGVYVVPAFVGLGTPYWDSNVRGAMFGITRATSRAHIVRATLEALAYQTRDVLEAMMADAELPLKALRVDGGAISNNFLMQFQSDVLDVHVERASIQETTALGVAYLAGLAVGFWQDKKEIAEQWQKDYTFHRNMTDEQRDKLYKGWKNAVEATRVFTSLE, encoded by the coding sequence ATGAAAGAAAAATATATTTTATCATTAGATCAAGGTACAACAAGCTCACGTGCTATTTTATTTAATCAAAGAGGAGAAATTGTCTCTACTACTCAGAGAGAGTTTACACAGTTTTTTCCAGAATCAGGTTGGGTGGAGCATGATGCTGAGGAAATTTGGCAAACGATGTATGATTGTATTGAAGAACTTTTTGAAAAGCGATCCATCCATCCGCAACAAATTGCAGGGATTGGAATATCCAATCAACGAGAGACGACTGTTGTCTGGGATAAACACACAGATAAACCAATTTATAAGGCGATTGTGTGGCAATCAAGGCAGTCTGAGTATATTTGTCAGGAATTGAGAGAAAAGGGCTATAATGAGCTTTTTACAACGAAAACAGGGCTATTACTAGATCCATATTTTTCAGGTACTAAGGTGAAATGGATTTTAGATCATGTAGATGGTGCACGAGAAAAGGCTGTAAATGGAGACTTGCTATTTGGGACTATTGATACTTGGCTTATTTACAAGCTTTCTGGTGGAACAACTCATGTGACAGATTACTCTAATGCTTCTCGTACACTAATGTTTAACATTCACGATTTACAATGGGATGAAGAATTATTGGAGATTTTAACAGTTCCAGAAAACATGCTTCCAACAGTCTGTTCCTCTTCAGAAATTTATGCATATTCAAATGTAGATTATTTTCAGGGGGTAGAAATCCCAATTGCTGGTATTGCAGGTGATCAACAGGCAGCTTTATTTGGGCAGGCTTGTTTTGAAGAAGGTATGGCAAAAAATACATATGGAACTGGTTGCTTCATGCTGATGAATACGGGCAAAAAAGCTGTAACCTCTGATCATGGTTTATTAACTACGATTGCATGGGGACTTGATGGAGAGGTAGAGTATGCGTTAGAAGGTAGTATTTTTGTAGCAGGTTCAGCTATTCAATGGTTACGTGATGGATTGAAAATTCTAGATCATGCTGCAGAGTCAGAGGAATATGCGACATCTATTACTTCTAATGAGGGAGTGTATGTTGTTCCGGCATTTGTTGGTTTGGGAACACCTTATTGGGATAGTAATGTACGTGGGGCTATGTTTGGTATTACAAGAGCAACATCACGTGCTCATATTGTTCGTGCTACATTAGAAGCGTTAGCTTATCAAACTCGTGATGTACTTGAAGCGATGATGGCAGATGCAGAGCTTCCATTGAAGGCTTTACGTGTTGATGGTGGTGCGATATCGAATAACTTTTTAATGCAGTTTCAAAGTGACGTATTAGATGTACATGTAGAACGTGCATCTATTCAAGAAACAACTGCTTTAGGAGTGGCATATTTGGCTGGACTTGCTGTAGGATTTTGGCAGGATAAAAAAGAAATAGCTGAGCAATGGCAAAAGGATTATACTTTTCATCGTAATATGACGGATGAACAGCGAGATAAATTATATAAAGGCTGGAAAAATGCAGTGGAAGCAACACGTGTTTTCACTTCATTAGAATAA
- a CDS encoding NAD(P)/FAD-dependent oxidoreductase encodes MKKVVVIGAGILGASTAYHLAKEGAEVTIVDRNDIGRATDAAAGIIGPWLAQRRNMAWYNLARSGARFYPEIIKELAHQGEENTGYSRVGLIALHRSEERLLAAEERAYTRKVDAPEIGEIKKLSPEETVAMVPLLREDCHSIYVSGAARVDGNAVRNALLRASEKLGAKLVQGNASLIVEQQKNIGVQVDGEKIHADAVVAATGAWLDDLLKPLDMKLGAYPQKAQIIHLEASHINMDNWPVIMPPNNQYILPFDDRIIIGATHESAAGFNPNITAGGVHEVLSKAIEVAPELADLELKEIKVGYRPFIPGSLPIIGELPNYKGLFLANGLGASGLTIGPYVGRELALIALGKYSELNLADYQMNIL; translated from the coding sequence ATGAAAAAAGTAGTTGTTATTGGTGCAGGTATTTTAGGTGCAAGTACCGCCTATCATCTTGCAAAAGAAGGAGCTGAAGTTACCATTGTCGACCGCAATGACATTGGTCGGGCAACAGATGCTGCAGCTGGAATAATCGGCCCATGGTTAGCCCAGCGACGTAATATGGCATGGTACAATTTAGCAAGATCGGGTGCTCGTTTTTACCCGGAAATTATTAAAGAACTTGCTCATCAAGGTGAAGAAAATACAGGCTATTCACGAGTTGGATTAATTGCCTTACATAGAAGTGAAGAGAGATTACTTGCTGCTGAAGAAAGAGCGTATACCAGAAAAGTAGATGCTCCCGAGATCGGAGAAATAAAAAAGCTCTCTCCAGAAGAAACGGTAGCAATGGTACCATTGCTCAGAGAAGATTGTCATTCTATTTACGTTAGCGGAGCAGCACGTGTGGATGGAAATGCTGTTCGTAACGCATTACTTAGAGCTTCAGAAAAATTAGGTGCCAAATTAGTTCAAGGAAATGCTTCTTTAATCGTTGAACAGCAGAAAAATATCGGGGTTCAAGTAGATGGTGAAAAAATTCATGCAGACGCTGTTGTAGCTGCTACAGGTGCATGGCTCGATGATTTATTAAAGCCACTTGATATGAAGCTAGGTGCCTATCCACAGAAAGCACAAATCATTCATCTAGAAGCAAGTCACATTAATATGGATAATTGGCCAGTCATCATGCCACCAAATAATCAATATATTTTACCATTCGATGACCGCATCATCATTGGTGCAACACATGAATCAGCTGCAGGCTTTAATCCTAATATAACTGCTGGTGGAGTTCACGAGGTTTTATCTAAAGCAATTGAAGTCGCGCCTGAATTAGCTGATCTAGAATTAAAGGAAATAAAAGTTGGCTATCGACCATTTATTCCTGGCTCTTTACCAATTATCGGTGAACTTCCAAATTATAAAGGACTATTCCTTGCTAATGGACTTGGTGCCTCTGGCTTAACTATTGGACCTTATGTCGGCCGTGAATTAGCTCTGATTGCACTTGGGAAATACAGTGAACTGAATCTAGCTGATTATCAAATGAATATTTTATAA
- a CDS encoding NAD(P)-dependent oxidoreductase: MTVLFANNSADEIKEQFINEFPTTEFIFNEDMYSVGESLAEVSVLVGYGSTIKADLLEKMPKLKWIMMLSAGVDQLPLEYITEKGIIVTNARGVYKVPMAEYVISVLLQVYKQEKKLIEYENGKVWADPPAIREISGRTMVVVGAGAIGQEVARLAKAFNMTTYGVSRSGRALEYFDEMAEIGQIDEYLPKADFVVSVLPGTKETTGIFQYEQFKLMKEEAVFVNIGRGNSVNSEALLKAIQEKEITHAVLDVFEQEPLPSDHPFWTEENITITPHLSAKSPRNAARTYAILTENLKKFIEGDTDFINIVDTKKGY; encoded by the coding sequence ATGACCGTATTATTTGCAAATAACTCAGCAGATGAAATAAAAGAGCAATTTATAAATGAATTCCCGACAACAGAATTTATTTTTAATGAAGATATGTACAGTGTAGGAGAAAGCTTAGCTGAAGTGAGTGTGCTTGTCGGTTATGGGAGTACTATTAAAGCAGATCTTCTTGAAAAAATGCCAAAATTAAAATGGATTATGATGTTATCTGCAGGTGTAGATCAATTACCATTAGAGTATATTACTGAAAAAGGAATCATTGTGACAAATGCTAGAGGAGTTTATAAGGTTCCAATGGCTGAATATGTTATTTCCGTGTTATTACAAGTGTATAAACAAGAGAAGAAACTTATTGAATATGAAAACGGAAAGGTTTGGGCAGACCCACCAGCAATACGTGAAATTTCTGGACGAACAATGGTTGTTGTTGGTGCAGGAGCTATTGGGCAGGAGGTTGCTCGTCTAGCAAAAGCATTTAATATGACAACGTATGGAGTGTCTAGAAGTGGCAGAGCATTAGAATATTTTGATGAAATGGCTGAAATTGGTCAAATAGATGAATACTTACCTAAAGCAGACTTTGTTGTTTCGGTTCTTCCTGGTACAAAAGAAACAACAGGTATTTTTCAATATGAACAATTTAAATTAATGAAAGAGGAAGCTGTATTTGTAAATATAGGAAGAGGAAATTCTGTAAATAGTGAAGCTTTATTAAAAGCAATCCAAGAAAAAGAAATTACTCATGCTGTTTTAGATGTTTTTGAACAGGAGCCACTTCCTAGTGATCATCCATTTTGGACAGAAGAAAATATTACAATAACACCGCATTTATCTGCTAAATCACCACGAAATGCAGCAAGAACATATGCGATTTTAACAGAGAATTTAAAGAAATTTATTGAAGGAGATACTGACTTCATTAATATTGTTGATACAAAGAAAGGGTATTAA
- the perR gene encoding peroxide-responsive transcriptional repressor PerR, producing MPETKLQSVLDTLKESGVRITPQRHAVLEYLLTSMSHPTADEIYRALEKEFPNMSVATVYNNLRVLRKVGLVRELTYGDDSSRFDCNMKEHYHIICEDCGKVVDFDYPALYDLEKLAGEETGFKISHHRLELYGKCEDCSKKQIQ from the coding sequence ATGCCTGAAACTAAACTTCAATCTGTACTTGACACGTTAAAAGAATCAGGAGTTCGAATTACCCCTCAACGTCATGCGGTTTTGGAATATTTACTTACTTCTATGTCTCATCCGACAGCAGATGAAATATATCGAGCGTTAGAAAAAGAATTTCCTAACATGAGTGTTGCAACAGTATATAATAATTTACGAGTCCTTCGTAAAGTTGGTTTAGTACGCGAATTAACTTATGGAGATGACTCTAGTAGATTTGATTGTAATATGAAGGAACACTATCATATTATTTGTGAAGATTGTGGGAAAGTGGTTGATTTTGATTATCCAGCTCTCTATGATTTAGAGAAGTTAGCTGGCGAAGAAACAGGATTTAAAATTAGCCATCATCGCTTAGAATTGTATGGTAAATGTGAAGACTGTAGTAAAAAACAAATACAATAA
- the ncs1 gene encoding NCS1 family nucleobase:cation symporter — protein sequence MDNQIREQYIPNSFNKDILPTESSARTWKTRDYLTIWMGSVHNIPNYLVVGGLFALGFSVMQVFSAIMLAAILLALMMVLNGHAGSTYGIPFSIYLRSSFGEKGSIIIGTLRGVIAATFWFGFQTFAGSQAMLILIGKISPSFLTLGGDFNFFGLTLAQLIAFVIFWLFNIVFIIFGVDLLNRFTNILSIFVYVIFGGMAIWAVQLAGGIAPILNHIPQIAAGNEIILFIAGITAIIASWAAPIVNVSDFTRFATSTKAQVVGQSIGLVITYLLFAFASIAIIVGSEIAYGTPIWNVLDVVAYFDNYFAILLAVFTLCLTTLSVNITGNIVPAGYQMAALFPKKLNFKSGAFIISILGLIIMPWKWMEEATSIFTLLNMIGAMLGPVAGVMLAHYFIISKKKLDILSLYTGEGIYRYYFGFNIQAFFTIILTSLPCLLGQFIPMLEAFFQMSWVVGTGSAFILYILLARLFPQKASNRIHN from the coding sequence TTGGACAATCAAATACGTGAACAGTATATACCAAATAGCTTTAATAAAGATATTCTTCCTACAGAATCGTCTGCGCGAACATGGAAAACAAGAGATTATCTAACGATTTGGATGGGTTCTGTACATAATATCCCAAATTACCTTGTTGTAGGTGGATTATTTGCTTTAGGTTTCTCCGTAATGCAAGTGTTTTCTGCTATTATGCTGGCAGCTATTTTACTTGCTCTTATGATGGTATTAAATGGTCATGCAGGTTCCACTTATGGAATTCCCTTTTCTATTTATTTGCGTTCCTCATTTGGAGAAAAAGGCAGTATCATTATTGGAACATTACGTGGTGTAATTGCAGCTACATTTTGGTTTGGCTTTCAAACCTTTGCAGGAAGTCAGGCCATGCTTATTCTTATCGGGAAAATTTCCCCTAGCTTTCTAACACTTGGTGGAGATTTTAATTTTTTCGGTTTGACATTAGCGCAACTTATTGCATTTGTTATCTTCTGGTTATTTAATATTGTTTTTATTATTTTTGGGGTTGATTTATTAAACCGATTCACCAATATTCTTTCTATTTTTGTATATGTTATTTTTGGTGGTATGGCAATTTGGGCAGTTCAATTAGCTGGAGGAATTGCTCCTATTCTAAACCATATCCCACAAATAGCAGCAGGAAATGAAATTATTTTATTCATCGCTGGGATTACTGCAATTATCGCATCCTGGGCAGCACCGATTGTAAATGTTTCTGACTTCACCCGTTTTGCTACTTCTACAAAAGCTCAGGTAGTAGGACAATCTATTGGCTTAGTCATTACTTATCTTTTATTTGCTTTTGCTAGTATTGCAATTATCGTTGGATCAGAAATAGCATACGGAACACCGATATGGAATGTCCTTGATGTAGTTGCCTATTTTGATAATTATTTTGCGATATTACTTGCTGTTTTCACACTTTGTTTAACCACATTATCTGTTAATATTACCGGAAATATTGTACCTGCAGGCTATCAAATGGCAGCATTATTTCCTAAGAAACTAAACTTCAAATCAGGTGCATTTATCATCTCTATCTTGGGACTTATCATTATGCCTTGGAAATGGATGGAGGAAGCAACAAGCATCTTTACCTTATTAAATATGATTGGTGCTATGCTTGGTCCTGTAGCAGGGGTTATGCTTGCACATTATTTTATTATTTCAAAGAAAAAGTTGGATATACTTTCTCTATATACTGGTGAAGGGATTTATCGCTATTACTTTGGATTTAATATCCAAGCATTCTTTACTATCATTCTGACAAGCTTGCCATGCTTACTTGGTCAATTTATTCCTATGTTAGAGGCTTTCTTTCAAATGTCATGGGTAGTTGGAACAGGAAGTGCATTTATCTTATACATCCTTTTAGCTAGACTTTTTCCTCAAAAAGCAAGTAATCGAATTCATAACTAA
- a CDS encoding cob(I)yrinic acid a,c-diamide adenosyltransferase encodes MRIYTRSGDKGTTSLVYGKRVDKDDSRVEAYGTCDEANSMIGLAVSYLDSLDWNEKAAFLQQMHRIQTILFHVGSELATPPDREVAWKLSEAHVKELEEQIDKWDETLPSLTQFILPSGHTTSSALQVARTIVRRAERIAVGIDQVNPLVLSYLNRLSDYLFVAARYVNNQLGRKEAILNPEI; translated from the coding sequence ATGCGGATATATACCAGATCAGGAGATAAAGGAACAACCTCACTCGTTTATGGAAAGCGAGTTGATAAAGATGATAGTCGTGTAGAAGCATATGGAACTTGTGATGAAGCAAATTCAATGATTGGTTTAGCGGTGAGCTATTTAGATTCATTAGACTGGAATGAGAAAGCTGCATTTTTACAACAGATGCATCGTATACAGACTATTTTATTTCATGTGGGTTCGGAATTAGCAACACCACCAGATCGTGAAGTCGCATGGAAATTATCAGAAGCGCATGTGAAGGAGCTAGAAGAACAAATTGATAAATGGGATGAAACGTTACCATCATTAACACAATTTATTCTGCCTTCAGGTCATACTACATCTAGTGCGTTGCAGGTAGCGCGGACAATCGTGCGAAGGGCTGAAAGAATAGCGGTTGGTATAGATCAAGTGAATCCGTTAGTTTTGAGCTATTTAAACAGATTATCGGATTATTTATTTGTAGCCGCACGTTATGTTAATAATCAATTAGGTAGAAAAGAAGCGATATTAAATCCAGAAATTTAA
- a CDS encoding GNAT family N-acetyltransferase, which produces MKDIEIRLLTSIDDMNIMQQVEETVWSMPPIPVHQTYTANHNGGIYLGAFIDKELIGFLNSFPGYDPKTKKAYLCSHMMGILPEHRHRGLGRILKLKQAKIAKEMGYEMITWTFDPLESRNAYLNIHKLGATGAIYLQDHYGSLNDSLNQGLPTDRIIIKWDITKEHQVHKPELDENKVLLRQAANQEPVLTEAYQDDLAPGVWFVEIPEDFQTMKKDNFELAKNWRYQVREVFEKLFALGYQATNILRIPEKNQSYYVFSLNNEEE; this is translated from the coding sequence ATGAAAGATATAGAAATTCGTTTATTAACTTCCATTGATGACATGAATATCATGCAACAGGTAGAAGAGACTGTTTGGAGCATGCCGCCAATCCCTGTTCATCAAACATATACCGCTAATCATAATGGCGGTATTTATTTAGGAGCTTTTATAGACAAGGAGCTTATTGGTTTTTTAAATAGCTTTCCTGGCTATGACCCTAAAACAAAAAAAGCATATCTATGTTCACATATGATGGGCATCCTACCAGAACATCGTCACCGTGGTTTAGGTAGAATACTAAAATTAAAACAAGCGAAAATTGCTAAAGAGATGGGTTATGAGATGATCACATGGACATTCGACCCACTTGAAAGCCGAAATGCTTATTTAAATATCCATAAACTCGGTGCAACTGGAGCAATCTATTTACAAGATCATTATGGTTCATTAAATGACAGCTTGAATCAAGGTCTTCCTACTGATCGTATTATTATTAAATGGGATATTACAAAAGAGCATCAAGTGCACAAGCCTGAGCTGGATGAAAATAAAGTTTTACTACGTCAAGCCGCTAATCAAGAGCCAGTATTAACAGAAGCATACCAAGATGACTTAGCTCCAGGAGTTTGGTTTGTAGAGATTCCAGAAGATTTTCAGACAATGAAAAAAGATAATTTTGAGTTAGCCAAAAATTGGCGTTATCAAGTTCGAGAAGTTTTTGAAAAGCTGTTTGCACTTGGTTACCAAGCTACTAATATTTTACGCATTCCAGAAAAGAATCAAAGCTATTATGTATTTTCTTTAAATAATGAGGAGGAATAA
- a CDS encoding YgzB family protein: MAQQLVYSSKINKIRSFALILIFVGIAVMYGGILAKKIEWLMFTLFILGMLFIVASTLIYFWIGLLSTRAVPVVCPNCNKPTKMLGRVDACMHCKQPLTMDKALEGKDFDEKYNSRHYRKEEKK, from the coding sequence ATGGCACAACAATTAGTTTATTCAAGTAAAATAAATAAAATTCGTTCATTTGCTTTAATTTTGATTTTCGTCGGAATTGCTGTAATGTACGGTGGAATATTAGCAAAGAAAATAGAATGGCTTATGTTTACATTATTCATTTTAGGTATGTTGTTTATAGTAGCAAGTACTTTAATCTATTTCTGGATCGGCCTATTATCCACCAGAGCCGTCCCAGTAGTATGTCCAAATTGTAATAAGCCTACCAAAATGCTTGGTCGTGTAGACGCATGTATGCATTGTAAACAACCATTGACAATGGATAAAGCATTAGAAGGTAAAGATTTTGATGAAAAATACAATTCACGTCATTATCGCAAAGAAGAAAAAAAATAA
- a CDS encoding helix-turn-helix transcriptional regulator: MRNRIKEYREKKNISQGKLADLCNVSRQTINAIENNKYDPSLQLAFNIAKTLAVRVDNLFLNEGEMENE, encoded by the coding sequence ATGCGGAACAGAATAAAAGAGTATCGCGAAAAGAAAAATATCTCTCAAGGGAAGTTAGCGGATTTATGCAATGTCAGTAGACAAACAATCAATGCAATTGAGAATAATAAATATGATCCAAGTTTACAATTAGCCTTTAATATTGCTAAAACTTTAGCAGTTAGGGTTGATAATCTATTTTTAAATGAGGGAGAGATGGAAAATGAGTAA